A portion of the Pangasianodon hypophthalmus isolate fPanHyp1 chromosome 20, fPanHyp1.pri, whole genome shotgun sequence genome contains these proteins:
- the nfasca gene encoding neurofascin homolog (chicken) a isoform X13 yields MWPQGQWAPLAVLSIIVLLWKEAAPIDVPPDPRIQQDLKQPPTIVKQSAKDYIVDPRDNIIIECEAKGNPVPTFWWRRNGKFFNVEKDPRVSMRKRSGTLEISFRNGGKPEDYEGEYQCFAMNDFGTAISNKTLLRVSKAPLWPKEVLEPVVISEGSPLVLACNPPPGLPPPKTFWMDSRMMPIVQDARVSMGLNGDLYFSNVLAKDANTDYSCNARFLFTHTIQQKNPFILKVQTTRNIQESTPTFLSPVGISSTKMVLRGEELLLECIAAGVPTPEIKWFKKGGDLPERKVKFENFHKTLSIVSVSDEDSGDYICMASNKMGSIRHTISVQVKAAPFWLHKPSNLVLAPNENGQLQCLASGNPKPSIQWLVNGEPIESSLENPSREVVGDAIIFSSVQIGTSAVYQCNASNEHGYLLANAFVNILDMAPRLLGPKNQLIKVIENKQAFLDCPFFGSPYPFVRWFKNGQGIVPNGGKYSLHENGTLEIKRVRPEDEGTYTFVASNILGKAEDQVRLEVKEPTRIVRAPENLSSNRGSVARFDCKIKHDSSLPITVTWLKNDKLLHFPWLSRFKKEEDSLSFSNVQPDDEGTYTCTVTTELDQDSASARLTVLDRPDPPQDLELSDLSARSVRLTWIPGNDNNSPITQFLVQYEENRWRPGEWQNLSSYAGDQNSVNLNLSPFVNYQFRVIAINSVGQSRPSRPSARYQTSGAPPYVYPSGLKGWGTKKTNMEITWQPLLDNQRNGPDLRYVVSWRRKDLEEEWNNITTTNTKHVVVDTDTYVPYEIKIQAVNDFGPGPESNIVIGYSGEDRPVEAPGELRVSKLNSNKVNINWIPVEAKSINGEFKEYRLYYWREASLVKDLKVNKDKKTKGFFSDVSQNSGVLMDLVPYSKYKMYMVVANNKFEGPHSNTVEFQTKEGLPGAPKFFRIVQRDSSTIRLEWNKPLEPNGILIGYTLQYKTVNGTQEGNLQILSFFPNETEYTMRLPDRFTRYKFYLSARTQVGSGEVYAEESPHFANEEDFVTSGTDPTGVVIDSTDALDAFATPLPPFSPPPIPSTTITTSTTTTIAPTTDATPTTPAPTTPTTTTTTTTTTTTSTTTTTTTHPTLPFMPAPHVKIWNLTVDANSDYANVSWKHNFPVDSSEFVLEFTLDSNGSMKSVLFKHEPPIKLAGLIAGAKYRLRVYSHEQPSITSEYVTFETSGAYSTDQVDIATQGWFIGLMCAIALLILILLIVCFIKRSRGGKYPVRDKKDLPLDPVDHKDQDGSFDYHDEDNKPLQGSQTSLDGNVKESDDSLVDYGEGGDGQFNEDGSFIGQYTVRKDKEETEGNESSEATSPVNAIYSLA; encoded by the exons ATGTGGCCGCAGGGGCAGTGGGCTCCTCTGGCTGTGCTGTCAATCATTGTGCTGCTGTGGAAGGAGGCGGCTCCCATCGATGTCCCTCCAGACC CAAGGATCCAGCAGGACT TGAAACAGCCCCCTACTATTGTGAAGCAGTCAGCAAAGGACTATATTGTGGATCCCCGAGATAACATCATCATTGAGTGTGAGGCCAAGGGCAATCCTGTACCAAC ATTTTGGTGGAGACGAAATGGGAAGTTCTTCAATGTGGAGAAGGATCCACGTGTGTCCATGCGGAAACGCTCGGGCACACTGGAGATCAGCTTCAGGAATGGTGGAAAGCCTGAGGACTACGAGGGAGAATACCAATGCTTTGCTATGAATGACTTTGGCACTGCCATTTCCAACAAAACACTGCTGCGTGTTTCCA AGGCACCGCTGTGGCCTAAAGAGGTTTTGGAGCCAGTGGTAATAAGTGAGGGATCACCTCTTGTCCTGGCCTGTAACCCACCTCCTGGCCTTCCGCCACCTAAAACATTCTGGATGGACAGTA GAATGATGCCTATAGTGCAGGATGCTCGAGTGTCCATGGGCCTGAATGGAGATCTTTACTTCTCTAATGTGCTTGCTAAGGACGCTAACACTGACTACAGCTGCAATGCCCGttttctcttcacacacaccatccaacaGAAGAATCCTTTTATCCTCAAAGTACAGACAA CACGTAACATTCAAGAATCAACACCtacctttctctctcctgtggGAATATCCAGCACCAAGATGGTGCTCCGCGGAGAGGAGCTTCTCCTGGAATGTATAGCTGCTGGAGT TCCAACTCCTGAAATCAAATGGTTTAAGAAAGGAGGGGATTTGCCAGAGAGAAAGGTCAAATTTGAGAACTTCCATAAGACCCTGTCTATAGTTTCTGTGTCGGACGAGGATTCTGGAGACTACATCTGCATGGCCAGTAATAAGATGGGCAGCATCCGCCACACTATCTCCGTTCAAGTTAAAG CTGCTCCTTTTTGGCTACATAAGCCATCTAACCTCGTGCTAGCACCCAATGAGAATGGCCAGCTGCAGTGTTTAGCCAGTGGAAACCCCAAACCTAGCATCCAGTGGCTTGTGAATGGAGAGCCGATAGAGA GCTCACTGGAAAATCCAAGCAGGGAGGTGGTTGGTGATGCGATCATTTTCAGCTCAGTGCAAATTGGCACCAGCGCTGTATACCAGTGCAATGCCTCAAACGAACATGGCTACCTGCTGGCTAACGCATTTGTCAACATACTGG ATATGGCACCCCGGTTATTGGGACCCAAGAACCAGCTGATTAAGGTGATCGAGAACAAACAAGCCTTTCTGGATTGCCCTTTTTTTGGCTCACCTTACCCATTTGTGCGGTG GTTTAAGAATGGCCAGGGTATAGTTCCGAATGGTGGGAAGTACAGCTTGCATGAAAATGGTACCCTGGAGATCAAGCGAGTTCGACCTGAAGATGAGGGAACTTACACTTTTGTGGCAAGCAACATCCTGGGCAAAGCTGAAGATCAGGTCCGTTTAGAAGTCAAAG AGCCGACGCGGATTGTCCGAGCTCCAGAGAACCTCTCCTCCAATAGAGGAAGTGTGGCTCGTTTTGATTGCAAGATTAAACACGATTCCTCACTCCCCATTACTGTCACCTGGCTCAAAAACGACAAGCTCCTGCATTTTCCTTGGCT GAGCAGGTTTAAGAAGGAGGAGGACTCATTGTCCTTTAGCAACGTCCAGCCTGATGATGAGGGAACATACACTTGTACAGTTACTACAGAGTTAGACCAGGACTCTGCCTCGGCCCGGCTTACTGTTTtag ATCGTCCTGATCCTCCTCAGGACCTGGAGCTGTCTGATCTTTCAGCACGCTCCGTCCGGCTCACCTGGATCCCCGGCAATGACAACAACAGTCCTATTACAC AATTCCTTGTTCAGTATGAAGAGAACCGGTGGAGACCAGGCGAATGGCAAAATCTGTCCAGTTACGCAGGTGATCAGAACTCTGTGAACCTGAATCTGTCTCCGTTTGTGAACTACCAGTTCAGAGTGATCGCAATCAACAGTGTGGGTCAGAGCCGACCGAGCCGGCCATCAGCCCGCTACCAGACCAGCGGAGCAC CTCCTTATGTTTATCCCAGTGGCCTTAAAGGGTGGGGTACCAAGAAAACCAACATGGAGATCACTTGGCAG CCCCTACTTGATAACCAAAGGAATGGTCCTGATCTACGTTATGTGGTCTCCTGGAGGAGGAAGGACTTGGAGGAGGAATGGAATAACATCACCACTACCAATACGAAGCATGTGGTTGTTGATACAGATACTTATGTCCCCTATGAGATCAAGATCCAGGCAGTCAACGACTTTGGTCCAGGCCCTGAGTCAAACATAGTGATTGGCTACTCAGGGGAGGACA GGCCTGTGGAGGCACCTGGAGAGCTCAGGGTATCAAAGTTAAACAGCAATAAAGTGAATATAAACTGGATCCCTGTTGAGGCGAAATCCATTAATGGAGAGTTTAAAGAGTACAGG CTATATTACTGGAGGGAGGCCAGCTTGGTGAAAGACTTGAAGGTGAATAAGGACAAGAAAACAAAAGGTTTCTTCAGCGATGTGTCTCAGAACAGTGGCGTCCTTATGGACCTCGTCCCTTACAGCAAATACAAGATGTACATGGTGGTGGCCAACAACAAATTTGAGGGACCACACAGCAACACTGTGGAGTTTCAGACCAAGGAAGGCT TGCCAGGGGCTCCTAAGTTCTTCAGGATTGTCCAGAGGGACAGCAGCACCATTCGTCTAGAGTGGAATAAGCCTCTAGAGCCGAATGGCATTCTGATCGGATACACACTCCAATACAAGACAG TGAATGGGACACAGGAGGGCAATCTACAGATCCTGAGCTTCTTCCCTAATGAGACAGAGTACACCATGCGCTTACCTGACCGCTTCACCCGCTACAAGTTCTACCTGTCTGCTCGGACGCAGGTCGGCTCTGGTGAGGTCTATGCTGAGGAATCGCCTCACTTTGCCAATGAAG AAGACTTTGTGACTTCAGGTACTGACCCTACAGGTGTAG taATCGATTCTACAGATGCCTTGGATGCCTTTGCAACTCCTCTTCCCCCCTTTTCCCCACCTCCCATCCCAAGTACAACCATTACAACCTCAACAACTACCACCATTGCCCCTACAACTGATGCCACCCCCACTACTCCTGCTCCAACtactccaacaacaacaactactacaactacaactaccACTACCagtactaccaccaccactacaacCCACCCCACCCTGCCTTTCATGCCGG CCCCGCATGTAAAGATCTGGAATCTGACCGTGGATGCTAACAGTGACTATGCTAACGTCAGCTGGAAGCACAACTTCCCGGTTGACAGCAGCGAGTTTGTGCTAGAGTTCACACTGGACA GTAATGGGTCTATGAAAAGTGTGCTGTTCAAACATGAACCCCCCATTAAGCTGGCTGGGTTGATAGCTGGAGCTAAGTACCGGCTCCGTGTGTATTCCCACGAACAGCCCAGCATCACCAGCGAGTATGTCACCTTCGAGACCAGTGGAG CCTACAGTACGGACCAAGTCGACATTGCCACGCAGGGTTGGTTCATTGGTCTCATGTGTGCCATTGCACTCCTCATTCTCATCCTGCTCATTGTTTGCTTTATCAAAAGAAGCCGAGGAGGGAAatatccag tgagagacaaaaaagaCCTCCCTTTGGACCCTGTGGACCACAAAGACCAGGATGGATCATTTGATTACCA CGATGAGGACAACAAGCCTTTGCAGGGAAGTCAGACCTCTCTAGACGGCAATGTCAAGGAAAGTGACGACAGTCTAGTAGACTACGGAGAGGGAGGGGATGGCCAGTTCAATGAGGACGGCTCCTTCATAGGCCAGTACACAGTCAGGAAGGATAAGGAGGAGACGGAGGGCAATGAGAGCTCAGAGGCCACATCACCTGTCAATGCCATCTACTCTCTGGCGTAG
- the nfasca gene encoding neurofascin homolog (chicken) a isoform X2, translating to MWPQGQWAPLAVLSIIVLLWKEAAPIDVPPDPRIQQDLKQPPTIVKQSAKDYIVDPRDNIIIECEAKGNPVPTFWWRRNGKFFNVEKDPRVSMRKRSGTLEISFRNGGKPEDYEGEYQCFAMNDFGTAISNKTLLRVSKAPLWPKEVLEPVVISEGSPLVLACNPPPGLPPPKTFWMDSRMMPIVQDARVSMGLNGDLYFSNVLAKDANTDYSCNARFLFTHTIQQKNPFILKVQTKEPYNDTVYSPNDTYIYGARNIQESTPTFLSPVGISSTKMVLRGEELLLECIAAGVPTPEIKWFKKGGDLPERKVKFENFHKTLSIVSVSDEDSGDYICMASNKMGSIRHTISVQVKAAPFWLHKPSNLVLAPNENGQLQCLASGNPKPSIQWLVNGEPIESSLENPSREVVGDAIIFSSVQIGTSAVYQCNASNEHGYLLANAFVNILDMAPRLLGPKNQLIKVIENKQAFLDCPFFGSPYPFVRWFKNGQGIVPNGGKYSLHENGTLEIKRVRPEDEGTYTFVASNILGKAEDQVRLEVKEPTRIVRAPENLSSNRGSVARFDCKIKHDSSLPITVTWLKNDKLLHFPWLSRFKKEEDSLSFSNVQPDDEGTYTCTVTTELDQDSASARLTVLEDESLAPSKPSALADRPDPPQDLELSDLSARSVRLTWIPGNDNNSPITQFLVQYEENRWRPGEWQNLSSYAGDQNSVNLNLSPFVNYQFRVIAINSVGQSRPSRPSARYQTSGAPPYVYPSGLKGWGTKKTNMEITWQPLLDNQRNGPDLRYVVSWRRKDLEEEWNNITTTNTKHVVVDTDTYVPYEIKIQAVNDFGPGPESNIVIGYSGEDRPVEAPGELRVSKLNSNKVNINWIPVEAKSINGEFKEYRLYYWREASLVKDLKVNKDKKTKGFFSDVSQNSGVLMDLVPYSKYKMYMVVANNKFEGPHSNTVEFQTKEGLPGAPKFFRIVQRDSSTIRLEWNKPLEPNGILIGYTLQYKTVNGTQEGNLQILSFFPNETEYTMRLPDRFTRYKFYLSARTQVGSGEVYAEESPHFANEDFVTSGTDPTGVVIDSTDALDAFATPLPPFSPPPIPSTTITTSTTTTIAPTTDATPTTPAPTTPTTTTTTTTTTTTSTTTTTTTHPTLPFMPAPHVKIWNLTVDANSDYANVSWKHNFPVDSSEFVLEFTLDSNGSMKSVLFKHEPPIKLAGLIAGAKYRLRVYSHEQPSITSEYVTFETSGAYSTDQVDIATQGWFIGLMCAIALLILILLIVCFIKRSRGGKYPVRDKKDLPLDPVDHKDQDGSFDYHSDEDNKPLQGSQTSLDGNVKESDDSLVDYGEGGDGQFNEDGSFIGQYTVRKDKEETEGNESSEATSPVNAIYSLA from the exons ATGTGGCCGCAGGGGCAGTGGGCTCCTCTGGCTGTGCTGTCAATCATTGTGCTGCTGTGGAAGGAGGCGGCTCCCATCGATGTCCCTCCAGACC CAAGGATCCAGCAGGACT TGAAACAGCCCCCTACTATTGTGAAGCAGTCAGCAAAGGACTATATTGTGGATCCCCGAGATAACATCATCATTGAGTGTGAGGCCAAGGGCAATCCTGTACCAAC ATTTTGGTGGAGACGAAATGGGAAGTTCTTCAATGTGGAGAAGGATCCACGTGTGTCCATGCGGAAACGCTCGGGCACACTGGAGATCAGCTTCAGGAATGGTGGAAAGCCTGAGGACTACGAGGGAGAATACCAATGCTTTGCTATGAATGACTTTGGCACTGCCATTTCCAACAAAACACTGCTGCGTGTTTCCA AGGCACCGCTGTGGCCTAAAGAGGTTTTGGAGCCAGTGGTAATAAGTGAGGGATCACCTCTTGTCCTGGCCTGTAACCCACCTCCTGGCCTTCCGCCACCTAAAACATTCTGGATGGACAGTA GAATGATGCCTATAGTGCAGGATGCTCGAGTGTCCATGGGCCTGAATGGAGATCTTTACTTCTCTAATGTGCTTGCTAAGGACGCTAACACTGACTACAGCTGCAATGCCCGttttctcttcacacacaccatccaacaGAAGAATCCTTTTATCCTCAAAGTACAGACAA AAGAACCTTATAATGACACTGTTTACTCTCCAAACGACACTTACATATACGGTG CACGTAACATTCAAGAATCAACACCtacctttctctctcctgtggGAATATCCAGCACCAAGATGGTGCTCCGCGGAGAGGAGCTTCTCCTGGAATGTATAGCTGCTGGAGT TCCAACTCCTGAAATCAAATGGTTTAAGAAAGGAGGGGATTTGCCAGAGAGAAAGGTCAAATTTGAGAACTTCCATAAGACCCTGTCTATAGTTTCTGTGTCGGACGAGGATTCTGGAGACTACATCTGCATGGCCAGTAATAAGATGGGCAGCATCCGCCACACTATCTCCGTTCAAGTTAAAG CTGCTCCTTTTTGGCTACATAAGCCATCTAACCTCGTGCTAGCACCCAATGAGAATGGCCAGCTGCAGTGTTTAGCCAGTGGAAACCCCAAACCTAGCATCCAGTGGCTTGTGAATGGAGAGCCGATAGAGA GCTCACTGGAAAATCCAAGCAGGGAGGTGGTTGGTGATGCGATCATTTTCAGCTCAGTGCAAATTGGCACCAGCGCTGTATACCAGTGCAATGCCTCAAACGAACATGGCTACCTGCTGGCTAACGCATTTGTCAACATACTGG ATATGGCACCCCGGTTATTGGGACCCAAGAACCAGCTGATTAAGGTGATCGAGAACAAACAAGCCTTTCTGGATTGCCCTTTTTTTGGCTCACCTTACCCATTTGTGCGGTG GTTTAAGAATGGCCAGGGTATAGTTCCGAATGGTGGGAAGTACAGCTTGCATGAAAATGGTACCCTGGAGATCAAGCGAGTTCGACCTGAAGATGAGGGAACTTACACTTTTGTGGCAAGCAACATCCTGGGCAAAGCTGAAGATCAGGTCCGTTTAGAAGTCAAAG AGCCGACGCGGATTGTCCGAGCTCCAGAGAACCTCTCCTCCAATAGAGGAAGTGTGGCTCGTTTTGATTGCAAGATTAAACACGATTCCTCACTCCCCATTACTGTCACCTGGCTCAAAAACGACAAGCTCCTGCATTTTCCTTGGCT GAGCAGGTTTAAGAAGGAGGAGGACTCATTGTCCTTTAGCAACGTCCAGCCTGATGATGAGGGAACATACACTTGTACAGTTACTACAGAGTTAGACCAGGACTCTGCCTCGGCCCGGCTTACTGTTTtag AGGATGAATCCCTAGCTCCCTCAAAACCTAGTGCCTTAGCAG ATCGTCCTGATCCTCCTCAGGACCTGGAGCTGTCTGATCTTTCAGCACGCTCCGTCCGGCTCACCTGGATCCCCGGCAATGACAACAACAGTCCTATTACAC AATTCCTTGTTCAGTATGAAGAGAACCGGTGGAGACCAGGCGAATGGCAAAATCTGTCCAGTTACGCAGGTGATCAGAACTCTGTGAACCTGAATCTGTCTCCGTTTGTGAACTACCAGTTCAGAGTGATCGCAATCAACAGTGTGGGTCAGAGCCGACCGAGCCGGCCATCAGCCCGCTACCAGACCAGCGGAGCAC CTCCTTATGTTTATCCCAGTGGCCTTAAAGGGTGGGGTACCAAGAAAACCAACATGGAGATCACTTGGCAG CCCCTACTTGATAACCAAAGGAATGGTCCTGATCTACGTTATGTGGTCTCCTGGAGGAGGAAGGACTTGGAGGAGGAATGGAATAACATCACCACTACCAATACGAAGCATGTGGTTGTTGATACAGATACTTATGTCCCCTATGAGATCAAGATCCAGGCAGTCAACGACTTTGGTCCAGGCCCTGAGTCAAACATAGTGATTGGCTACTCAGGGGAGGACA GGCCTGTGGAGGCACCTGGAGAGCTCAGGGTATCAAAGTTAAACAGCAATAAAGTGAATATAAACTGGATCCCTGTTGAGGCGAAATCCATTAATGGAGAGTTTAAAGAGTACAGG CTATATTACTGGAGGGAGGCCAGCTTGGTGAAAGACTTGAAGGTGAATAAGGACAAGAAAACAAAAGGTTTCTTCAGCGATGTGTCTCAGAACAGTGGCGTCCTTATGGACCTCGTCCCTTACAGCAAATACAAGATGTACATGGTGGTGGCCAACAACAAATTTGAGGGACCACACAGCAACACTGTGGAGTTTCAGACCAAGGAAGGCT TGCCAGGGGCTCCTAAGTTCTTCAGGATTGTCCAGAGGGACAGCAGCACCATTCGTCTAGAGTGGAATAAGCCTCTAGAGCCGAATGGCATTCTGATCGGATACACACTCCAATACAAGACAG TGAATGGGACACAGGAGGGCAATCTACAGATCCTGAGCTTCTTCCCTAATGAGACAGAGTACACCATGCGCTTACCTGACCGCTTCACCCGCTACAAGTTCTACCTGTCTGCTCGGACGCAGGTCGGCTCTGGTGAGGTCTATGCTGAGGAATCGCCTCACTTTGCCAATGAAG ACTTTGTGACTTCAGGTACTGACCCTACAGGTGTAG taATCGATTCTACAGATGCCTTGGATGCCTTTGCAACTCCTCTTCCCCCCTTTTCCCCACCTCCCATCCCAAGTACAACCATTACAACCTCAACAACTACCACCATTGCCCCTACAACTGATGCCACCCCCACTACTCCTGCTCCAACtactccaacaacaacaactactacaactacaactaccACTACCagtactaccaccaccactacaacCCACCCCACCCTGCCTTTCATGCCGG CCCCGCATGTAAAGATCTGGAATCTGACCGTGGATGCTAACAGTGACTATGCTAACGTCAGCTGGAAGCACAACTTCCCGGTTGACAGCAGCGAGTTTGTGCTAGAGTTCACACTGGACA GTAATGGGTCTATGAAAAGTGTGCTGTTCAAACATGAACCCCCCATTAAGCTGGCTGGGTTGATAGCTGGAGCTAAGTACCGGCTCCGTGTGTATTCCCACGAACAGCCCAGCATCACCAGCGAGTATGTCACCTTCGAGACCAGTGGAG CCTACAGTACGGACCAAGTCGACATTGCCACGCAGGGTTGGTTCATTGGTCTCATGTGTGCCATTGCACTCCTCATTCTCATCCTGCTCATTGTTTGCTTTATCAAAAGAAGCCGAGGAGGGAAatatccag tgagagacaaaaaagaCCTCCCTTTGGACCCTGTGGACCACAAAGACCAGGATGGATCATTTGATTACCA CAGCGATGAGGACAACAAGCCTTTGCAGGGAAGTCAGACCTCTCTAGACGGCAATGTCAAGGAAAGTGACGACAGTCTAGTAGACTACGGAGAGGGAGGGGATGGCCAGTTCAATGAGGACGGCTCCTTCATAGGCCAGTACACAGTCAGGAAGGATAAGGAGGAGACGGAGGGCAATGAGAGCTCAGAGGCCACATCACCTGTCAATGCCATCTACTCTCTGGCGTAG